The following coding sequences lie in one Flagellimonas eckloniae genomic window:
- a CDS encoding alpha-2-macroglobulin family protein codes for MVRFFRFFLISALVLSFSCKKKSSSDTDNLFKFKDYISYHTNGNQSISTPITIVLAQQLDQFELAQELPSEYLKITPKVEGKLAIENGRELTFQPSEYLKPNTEYVIDLSLGKLFENIKSDFKNYTFSFKTITPNFKINLGNLQSYSKNWQYLTGTLEASDILNAEKTNTVLAATLGDKKILVKWDNSSEDARYFSFKIDSIPRKTDDSELILSWNGKELGVDNKGSEKYTIPGLNKFVVIDAKTSTAPNAALTLNFSDPLKQNQNLNGLVTIENAQSLRYEINGNVLKVYPSNRIMGQVHVNVFEGIKSDYGYALKKSFSELVSFEQLKPSVRLISKGTILPNATSTPIYFETVNLSAVEVRVIQVFENNMLQYLQNNNLTQEYNLDLRPVGRRVAYKVISLAETKDDDMSFWKAHALDLSELIKVNPGSLYRVEFSFKKEHTSYECADSATTEDETESYTSSDTDSQDLSEQALEERYWDNEIYYWRNYNYNWEEEDNPCHQAYYNANRIVTTNLLGSDLGLIVKKGSNRTYHFATTNLLTTNPEANTNIKLYNFQQQLLAEITTDASGFGVYDGEATIAVAVAEKNNNFAYAKLADGNALSLSKFDVSGQELQSGLQGFIYTERGVHRPGDPVHLTFVLDDKANPLPTNHPVTLEVNDARGKLVQRNVLKDGTVPVADGLYAKKEGSFYYFPIPTKANSPTGTWNAKIIVGGAQFNKSLKIATVKPNRLKVDFAFEDEVLMANKNSKGKALVQWLHGAPARNLKIDINAKIQRASNAFPNHKGYIFQDPVRTFNETELQFISSKLDGEGLLNIDKKINANTNAPGMLQATFTTKVFEGGGDFSIDVFSKKLAPFSHFAGLRSPKARQYGSFLTDEDTTFDVVSVNADGKKAGNRKLKVKVYKIEWRWWWNRGYDNLSRYENATVHRPFKELSVTTASDGKASFKVNIPDDDGGRFLIRVIDEDSGHATGRTAYFYRNWWRRQASGDTESSKILIFSADKEKYSLGDQAVVTFPSDLGSRALLSIENGSEVLSQQWIETSAKETKATIPITADMAPNAYINISLLQPHGQVANDLPIRLYGVVPLLVENPATFLKPELKIPEVLEPEKSFKVTVSEANKKAMTYSLAVVDEGLLDLTRFKTPDIHASFYARQALGVKTFDIFDDVMGAYSISVDNIYAIGGGGIGEGAKNRKAQRFKPVVTYLGPFTLKAGEKASHTIEMPNYVGSVRTMVVAGNNNSAYGNAEKATPVRKPLMVLTSIPRKLSPGEKVTIPVTVFAMEKKIKNVKVSIDAGKALEAIGPTSKSITFNSVGEQIVNFDFKVNPTKSFQTIKVTASGNGESASNETEIDVENPNPITTKSALYTITENQSETISFETFGTSGTNSAFVEFSTLPPMDFSKRMEYLLQYPHGCVEQTTSAAFPQLFLAEVLDITFDKKKEIEKNIKAAIKRLNDFQVPNGGLSYWSGYGSADDWGTSYAGHFMLEAKQKGYQLPLTFLSNWLRYQKNTARQWSNQSTSYNNDIAQAYRLYTLALAQQPELAAMNRLRESKNLSNEAKWRLAAAYALMGKKEVAKELAQTANINFRPNSYNYRTYGSVFRNRAMALETMVILEDSQQRELAVSLAKNLSSQRWYSTQETAFALLSMAKMVAKNGGKSLDLTFTNNGKEVAVKTDRAIAQRSISISSAKGEILIKNNQGNTIYATLTQTGKLPVGQELAQQQNLTLSVKYLDAVGNSINVTELRQGTELQAQLTVFNSTNDYYDNLALTQIVPSGWEIVNTSYAGGSDPNSSKADYIDTRDDRTNFYFDLGARKTKTFTIKLNASFLGDYYLPGSQVEAMYDNTSYARNKGKWIKVSR; via the coding sequence ATGGTACGCTTTTTTCGTTTTTTTTTGATTTCCGCACTTGTTCTATCCTTTTCTTGTAAAAAAAAGAGCTCGTCGGATACTGATAACTTGTTTAAATTCAAGGATTATATTAGTTACCACACCAATGGAAATCAAAGTATTTCAACTCCCATCACTATTGTCTTAGCCCAACAACTGGATCAGTTTGAGCTTGCTCAAGAACTCCCATCAGAATACTTGAAAATAACACCAAAAGTTGAAGGGAAACTGGCTATTGAAAACGGAAGAGAACTAACTTTTCAACCTTCTGAATATTTAAAACCGAATACGGAATACGTTATTGATCTTTCACTGGGTAAGCTTTTTGAGAATATTAAAAGTGATTTCAAAAACTATACGTTTAGTTTTAAAACGATTACTCCAAATTTTAAAATCAATCTAGGAAATCTACAATCCTACAGTAAAAATTGGCAGTATTTAACGGGTACCTTGGAAGCTTCTGATATTCTCAATGCAGAAAAAACTAACACTGTGTTGGCTGCCACGCTGGGTGATAAAAAAATTCTCGTAAAATGGGACAATAGCAGCGAAGATGCTAGATATTTCAGTTTTAAAATTGATAGCATCCCACGTAAAACAGATGATAGTGAGCTAATCCTTAGTTGGAACGGCAAGGAACTGGGTGTTGATAACAAGGGTTCGGAAAAATATACCATTCCAGGATTAAACAAATTCGTTGTAATAGACGCTAAAACTTCAACCGCACCCAATGCCGCATTGACATTAAATTTTTCAGACCCGCTAAAGCAAAATCAAAATTTAAATGGTTTGGTCACCATTGAAAACGCTCAAAGTCTTCGGTATGAAATAAATGGTAATGTATTGAAAGTATATCCTTCAAACCGAATTATGGGACAAGTGCACGTAAACGTATTTGAAGGCATTAAAAGTGATTATGGTTATGCGCTAAAAAAATCATTTTCTGAATTGGTTTCTTTTGAACAGTTAAAACCAAGTGTGAGGTTAATTTCAAAAGGTACAATTCTACCAAACGCCACATCAACCCCCATCTACTTTGAAACCGTTAATCTATCTGCGGTTGAAGTGCGGGTCATTCAGGTTTTTGAGAACAATATGTTGCAATACCTTCAAAACAACAATCTGACCCAAGAGTACAATTTGGATCTTAGACCTGTAGGTAGAAGAGTAGCTTATAAAGTAATATCACTTGCAGAAACCAAGGATGATGACATGAGTTTCTGGAAAGCACACGCCCTTGATCTATCAGAATTGATAAAAGTGAATCCCGGATCATTATATCGCGTAGAATTTAGCTTTAAAAAAGAACATACTTCCTATGAATGTGCAGATTCCGCCACTACTGAAGATGAAACAGAAAGTTATACTTCTAGCGATACCGATTCACAAGATTTGAGCGAACAAGCTTTGGAGGAACGCTATTGGGACAATGAGATTTATTATTGGAGAAACTACAACTATAATTGGGAAGAGGAGGACAATCCTTGCCATCAAGCCTATTATAACGCAAATAGAATTGTAACAACCAATCTTTTAGGTAGTGATTTGGGACTTATTGTAAAAAAAGGGAGCAATCGCACATACCATTTTGCCACAACCAACCTTTTGACCACAAATCCGGAAGCAAATACAAACATCAAATTGTATAATTTCCAACAGCAACTACTTGCTGAAATAACAACGGATGCCTCTGGATTTGGAGTTTACGATGGAGAAGCAACCATAGCAGTTGCCGTAGCAGAAAAGAATAACAATTTTGCCTATGCAAAACTTGCAGATGGCAATGCGCTTTCATTAAGTAAGTTTGATGTTTCTGGCCAAGAATTGCAAAGCGGCCTGCAAGGTTTTATCTATACGGAAAGAGGGGTGCATCGTCCTGGCGACCCTGTCCACCTTACCTTTGTATTGGATGATAAAGCTAATCCACTGCCCACAAATCATCCTGTAACCCTTGAAGTGAATGATGCACGAGGGAAATTAGTGCAACGAAATGTACTTAAAGACGGTACCGTACCCGTTGCTGATGGACTGTATGCCAAAAAAGAGGGTAGTTTTTATTACTTCCCTATTCCAACAAAAGCCAATTCGCCCACAGGAACTTGGAATGCCAAAATCATCGTTGGAGGAGCACAATTCAATAAAAGTTTAAAGATTGCTACTGTTAAGCCCAATAGATTAAAGGTAGATTTTGCTTTTGAAGATGAAGTATTAATGGCCAACAAAAATAGCAAGGGAAAGGCACTAGTGCAGTGGCTTCATGGTGCACCTGCTCGAAATTTAAAAATTGATATCAATGCTAAAATACAACGAGCTTCCAATGCGTTCCCCAATCATAAGGGGTATATTTTTCAAGACCCAGTTCGAACTTTTAATGAAACGGAACTTCAATTTATTTCTTCAAAATTGGATGGAGAGGGGCTACTCAATATTGATAAAAAAATCAATGCCAACACTAATGCTCCAGGCATGTTGCAAGCCACTTTTACTACAAAAGTATTTGAAGGCGGAGGAGATTTTTCCATCGATGTTTTCTCAAAGAAATTAGCGCCTTTTTCACATTTTGCTGGGTTACGTTCCCCAAAAGCAAGGCAATACGGTTCGTTTTTAACCGATGAAGACACAACGTTTGATGTAGTTTCGGTTAATGCAGATGGCAAAAAGGCTGGAAACCGCAAGTTAAAAGTCAAAGTTTATAAAATAGAGTGGCGGTGGTGGTGGAACCGTGGTTACGATAATCTTTCCCGATATGAAAATGCTACAGTGCATCGTCCGTTTAAAGAATTGTCCGTTACGACCGCATCCGATGGAAAAGCAAGTTTTAAAGTAAACATTCCTGATGACGATGGCGGGCGTTTTCTGATTCGGGTTATTGATGAAGATTCTGGACATGCCACTGGGCGGACAGCTTATTTTTATAGAAACTGGTGGAGAAGACAGGCGTCTGGAGATACTGAAAGTTCGAAAATTTTAATTTTTTCAGCTGACAAGGAAAAGTATTCGCTTGGAGATCAGGCAGTGGTTACTTTTCCATCAGATTTAGGGAGCAGGGCTTTATTAAGTATTGAAAACGGTTCTGAAGTTTTATCACAACAATGGATTGAAACCTCAGCAAAAGAGACCAAAGCTACCATTCCAATCACTGCTGATATGGCTCCCAATGCCTACATCAACATATCCTTGTTACAACCTCATGGACAAGTAGCAAACGACCTGCCCATTCGTCTGTATGGCGTTGTACCTTTATTGGTTGAAAACCCAGCGACCTTTCTAAAACCAGAGCTGAAAATACCAGAAGTTTTGGAACCAGAAAAATCCTTTAAAGTCACTGTATCTGAAGCCAACAAAAAAGCAATGACCTATTCCTTGGCAGTTGTTGATGAAGGCCTTCTGGATTTAACCCGATTTAAAACGCCAGATATCCATGCTTCGTTCTATGCCAGACAAGCTTTGGGGGTAAAAACCTTTGATATTTTTGATGATGTTATGGGTGCCTACTCCATCAGTGTAGATAACATTTATGCCATTGGCGGTGGTGGAATTGGTGAAGGAGCCAAAAACAGAAAGGCACAACGATTTAAACCAGTTGTCACTTATTTAGGGCCATTTACTTTAAAAGCTGGTGAAAAAGCATCCCACACCATCGAAATGCCTAATTATGTAGGTTCTGTACGAACGATGGTCGTTGCAGGAAATAATAACAGTGCCTACGGTAATGCTGAAAAGGCTACTCCAGTTCGGAAACCATTGATGGTATTGACCTCGATACCCAGAAAATTATCTCCAGGCGAAAAAGTGACCATTCCCGTTACCGTATTCGCCATGGAAAAAAAGATTAAAAACGTAAAGGTTTCAATCGATGCAGGAAAAGCTCTGGAAGCTATTGGCCCTACATCAAAAAGTATCACCTTCAATTCCGTGGGCGAGCAAATTGTAAATTTTGATTTTAAGGTAAATCCAACAAAATCATTTCAAACCATAAAAGTCACAGCATCTGGGAATGGAGAAAGTGCAAGCAACGAAACTGAAATAGATGTAGAAAATCCCAATCCAATAACTACCAAAAGTGCGTTGTATACGATAACCGAAAATCAATCAGAGACCATTTCTTTTGAAACTTTTGGAACATCTGGCACCAATTCTGCATTTGTTGAGTTTTCCACGCTCCCACCTATGGACTTTTCAAAAAGAATGGAATACTTGCTGCAGTATCCCCATGGCTGTGTGGAACAAACTACGTCCGCAGCTTTTCCCCAGCTATTTTTAGCAGAAGTACTTGATATCACTTTTGACAAGAAAAAAGAAATCGAAAAAAATATAAAAGCTGCCATTAAGAGGCTTAACGATTTTCAAGTACCAAATGGTGGTTTAAGCTATTGGTCCGGTTATGGAAGTGCAGATGATTGGGGAACATCCTACGCAGGGCATTTTATGTTGGAGGCCAAACAGAAAGGGTATCAACTCCCATTAACATTTTTGAGTAATTGGCTACGTTATCAAAAAAACACAGCTCGTCAATGGAGTAATCAAAGTACGAGTTATAATAATGATATTGCCCAAGCCTACCGCCTATATACATTGGCTTTGGCTCAACAACCAGAATTGGCGGCCATGAACAGATTGCGTGAATCCAAAAACCTGAGTAATGAAGCTAAATGGAGGTTGGCTGCTGCTTATGCGTTGATGGGCAAAAAAGAAGTGGCAAAAGAACTTGCCCAAACGGCTAACATTAACTTTAGACCTAATTCCTATAATTACAGAACCTATGGTTCAGTATTCAGGAATAGGGCAATGGCTTTAGAGACTATGGTCATACTTGAAGATTCCCAACAGCGAGAATTGGCTGTTTCACTAGCAAAAAACCTGTCCTCACAAAGATGGTACAGCACACAAGAGACGGCATTTGCGTTGTTGTCCATGGCTAAAATGGTTGCAAAAAATGGGGGTAAATCCCTTGATTTGACTTTTACCAATAATGGAAAAGAAGTAGCGGTAAAAACAGATAGGGCTATTGCGCAACGAAGTATTTCAATCTCCTCAGCAAAAGGTGAAATACTTATCAAAAACAATCAAGGCAATACCATTTATGCCACGCTTACCCAAACTGGAAAACTACCCGTGGGTCAAGAATTGGCGCAACAGCAAAATCTAACACTTTCCGTAAAATATTTGGATGCTGTTGGAAATTCTATTAATGTAACTGAGCTTCGTCAAGGAACTGAATTGCAAGCACAGCTAACCGTGTTTAATTCCACCAATGATTATTATGATAATCTGGCTTTGACTCAAATTGTTCCTAGCGGGTGGGAAATTGTAAATACATCTTATGCAGGAGGAAGCGACCCAAATTCAAGTAAAGCTGATTACATTGACACACGTGACGACAGAACCAATTTCTATTTTGATTTAGGGGCAAGGAAGACAAAAACTTTTACTATAAAATTGAATGCTTCCTTTTTAGGTGACTATTACTTGCCAGGGTCTCAGGTTGAAGCTATGTACGACAATACCAGCTATGCCCGTAATAAGGGCAAATGGATTAAAGTATCACGATGA